A stretch of the bacterium genome encodes the following:
- the panC gene encoding pantoate--beta-alanine ligase: MEIIQRILPMKESCKKAKSDGKIIGFVPTMGFLHEGHLSLVREARKMSDVVVVSIFVNPSQFGPTEDFDKYPRDATRDAEVLSNENIDFLFMPKVEEIYPENYHTCVKIRDLSEKLCGASRPTHFEGVTTVVLKLFHIVEPHFAFFGQKDAQQLVIIRRMVKDLNMDVEIVRVPIVREQDGLAMSSRNVYLSPEERKAATVLYRSLDHALARVEEGERKAKTILKAMKEIISTEPLVQIDYIAATDLIELKEIKTLKGKCLIALAAYVGKTRLIDNIIVEVE; encoded by the coding sequence ATGGAAATTATTCAGCGCATCCTTCCCATGAAGGAAAGCTGCAAGAAAGCAAAGTCTGATGGAAAAATTATAGGCTTTGTGCCCACAATGGGCTTTTTGCATGAGGGGCATCTGTCATTGGTTCGCGAAGCGAGAAAGATGTCGGATGTGGTTGTTGTCAGCATTTTTGTGAATCCTTCCCAGTTCGGACCAACAGAAGATTTTGATAAGTACCCCCGCGACGCGACCAGAGACGCAGAAGTGCTTTCCAATGAGAATATTGATTTCCTCTTCATGCCTAAGGTGGAGGAAATTTACCCGGAAAATTATCACACTTGCGTTAAGATTCGCGATCTGAGCGAAAAGCTTTGCGGAGCTTCACGCCCGACGCATTTTGAAGGTGTGACGACCGTTGTGCTAAAACTCTTTCACATTGTTGAGCCGCATTTCGCCTTTTTCGGACAAAAAGATGCGCAGCAGCTTGTCATCATCCGCCGCATGGTAAAGGACCTCAATATGGATGTAGAAATAGTGAGAGTGCCGATTGTTCGAGAACAGGATGGCCTAGCGATGAGCTCGAGGAATGTGTATTTGTCTCCCGAAGAACGCAAGGCGGCCACGGTTTTATATCGATCTCTGGATCACGCCCTTGCGCGCGTTGAGGAAGGAGAACGCAAAGCAAAAACAATATTAAAGGCGATGAAAGAAATCATCAGCACGGAACCTCTCGTGCAGATTGATTACATTGCAGCCACCGACCTGATTGAGCTAAAAGAGATCAAAACTTTAAAGGGGAAATGTTTGATCGCGCTTGCCGCATATGTCGGCAAAACCCGCCTGATTGACAACATCATCGTTGAAGTGGAGTAG
- the panB gene encoding 3-methyl-2-oxobutanoate hydroxymethyltransferase, translated as MSDTVNLSLKVTIPSLLHKKEKRERITMLTAYDFPSAYLLDQSEVDLVLVGDSLAMVVLGHENTLPVAMDEMIYHTKAVTRACKRALVIGDMPFGSYQGGINQAIQNGMRFIKEGLCSAVKLEGGKQRATIIAAMVEAEIPVMAHIGLTPQSMLRFGGFKVQGKSVEAAMVIMEDAFAVQEAGAFAVVLESIPAAVAAEITPRLRIPTIGIGAGIHCDGQVLVWHDFLGLHESRIPRFVKRYANLYPQILQAANDYCHDVQEGLFPEEQHGYCMPDHDLFLEKVEEKYGNYSAHPSHEGKLQESKV; from the coding sequence ATGTCAGACACAGTCAATCTATCCCTCAAAGTAACTATCCCGTCGCTCTTGCATAAAAAGGAAAAGCGAGAAAGAATCACAATGCTGACGGCCTATGACTTTCCGTCAGCCTATTTGCTGGACCAATCGGAAGTGGATCTTGTTCTGGTTGGGGATTCACTGGCCATGGTAGTGTTGGGTCATGAAAACACATTGCCTGTCGCGATGGATGAAATGATCTATCACACGAAAGCGGTGACAAGGGCATGCAAACGCGCGCTAGTAATCGGTGATATGCCTTTTGGGTCTTATCAGGGCGGAATCAACCAGGCAATCCAGAATGGAATGCGTTTTATAAAAGAAGGACTCTGCTCGGCGGTAAAACTCGAAGGCGGAAAACAACGAGCAACTATTATCGCAGCTATGGTAGAGGCTGAGATTCCGGTCATGGCGCACATCGGATTGACGCCGCAATCGATGCTCCGCTTCGGCGGTTTCAAGGTGCAAGGAAAGTCCGTGGAAGCGGCGATGGTGATTATGGAAGATGCATTTGCCGTTCAGGAAGCAGGCGCTTTCGCTGTTGTTTTAGAAAGCATTCCTGCGGCTGTTGCAGCGGAAATCACCCCGCGTCTTCGCATTCCAACGATTGGGATCGGAGCGGGAATTCATTGCGACGGCCAGGTTCTTGTGTGGCATGATTTTCTTGGATTGCATGAAAGCAGAATACCCCGGTTCGTCAAACGGTATGCGAATCTGTATCCGCAAATATTGCAAGCGGCAAACGACTACTGCCATGATGTTCAGGAAGGACTATTTCCTGAAGAACAGCATGGATACTGTATGCCGGACCATGATCTGTTTTTGGAGAAAGTAGAAGAAAAATATGGAAATTATTCAGCGCATCCTTCCCATGAAGGAAAGCTGCAAGAAAGCAAAGTCTGA
- a CDS encoding deoxynucleoside kinase produces MDFHYIAVEGPIGVGKTTFVEMLSTHLNANKIFEDINNPFLKDFYRDVPGTAFQAQLFFLLSRYQQQQKLQQADLFQQSIICDYIFQKDKIFAYLNLNDSELLIYEKLYTLLESNVPNPDLVIYLQATQDVLMQRIKKRNVEYEKSISRDYLKELTQAYNYFFFHYKLSSLLVINTSEIDFVENPADMDDLIKMIRSMGKGTKYYVPLGSR; encoded by the coding sequence ATGGACTTTCATTACATAGCGGTAGAAGGACCGATCGGGGTTGGGAAAACGACTTTTGTGGAAATGCTGTCGACCCACCTCAACGCAAACAAGATTTTCGAAGACATCAACAATCCTTTTCTCAAAGATTTCTATCGGGATGTGCCGGGCACTGCGTTTCAAGCGCAGTTATTTTTTCTGCTGAGCCGGTATCAACAACAACAGAAACTGCAACAGGCTGACCTTTTTCAGCAATCGATCATATGCGATTACATTTTTCAGAAAGATAAGATTTTCGCTTATCTGAATCTGAATGATAGTGAATTGCTGATCTATGAAAAGCTGTACACGTTGCTGGAAAGTAACGTTCCGAATCCGGACCTGGTCATCTATTTGCAGGCCACACAGGATGTTTTGATGCAACGGATCAAAAAGCGGAATGTGGAATATGAAAAAAGCATTTCGCGTGATTATCTAAAAGAGCTGACGCAGGCATATAACTATTTCTTCTTTCATTACAAACTTTCTTCGTTGCTGGTGATCAATACCTCAGAAATTGATTTTGTGGAGAATCCTGCGGACATGGATGACCTGATCAAGATGATCCGCTCTATGGGAAAAGGCACAAAATACTACGTCCCGCTCGGCTCAAGATAA
- a CDS encoding diguanylate cyclase, with the protein MISIPSQARFMALILTTFVVLFSAPYEEKPLLTALVFISLFPVQTILWRLGYSRKVKDFFFCLSFLIANLILKHYWQYADLLFYATAILVSAVLRYRIFLAVTGSAAALEVLRENYYGTEGAEEVAFRYVLFLLAGTLTYILLWEEKRKKEEYKKELDDLKYGIQEVSEGGISDQDQISRSVDAAIVLDESLSGIIQLVHNVFKPETSLLWQFLPEQKKLRVKNRAGDAEGLRDGLIAALGEGPIGWAALNKKTFLQQNRQEGVNYFSGSKKSVIRSLLAVPILDKDRLEGVLSVESEHLNYFAEDAEKALSSFAAQIAQTIRMARLAKEREERAIEFQAFYRASKELASTIEFEEIVNKLHVLCAEIVPYDFSAVAVWQEPGDLYSVYQWASPTEAALIKNDLPNDGRSWISWFLNNREEPFILTKTQLNLQQMPLLFEEENLPSLSTFLAAPMRHQQQRIGALLLGSKQEEAFSSHQARVVSILCNQAAVSLENSSIIQKMEELAITDGLTGLFNHRYFQEAFQRELERAERQNQKLTLLIMDIDHFKGFNDSFGHPAGDFILKSLAQVLKKNARKIDVLARYGGEEFAALLPGIDKKNARKTAERWRRNVQRSTFKSGGQSFAITLSIGFATYPEDGHAKIELIEKADRGLYDAKENGRNQVRHVDDH; encoded by the coding sequence ATGATTTCCATTCCCAGTCAAGCCCGTTTCATGGCGCTGATACTTACTACATTTGTAGTGCTGTTTTCGGCTCCTTACGAAGAAAAACCGCTTCTGACGGCGCTGGTATTTATTTCTCTTTTTCCGGTTCAGACAATTCTCTGGAGGCTGGGTTACAGCCGGAAAGTAAAAGACTTCTTTTTTTGCTTATCGTTTCTCATTGCGAACCTCATCTTGAAACATTACTGGCAGTATGCCGATCTTCTTTTTTATGCAACTGCAATTCTAGTCTCAGCTGTTTTGCGTTACCGCATTTTTCTCGCAGTTACCGGATCCGCAGCCGCTCTAGAGGTGTTGCGGGAAAATTACTACGGGACCGAAGGCGCGGAAGAAGTGGCTTTTCGTTATGTGTTGTTTCTGTTGGCAGGCACTCTCACTTACATACTCCTGTGGGAAGAGAAGAGAAAGAAGGAAGAATACAAAAAGGAACTGGACGACCTGAAATACGGGATCCAGGAAGTCAGCGAAGGAGGGATCAGCGATCAGGATCAAATCTCCCGTTCTGTAGATGCAGCCATTGTTCTGGACGAATCTTTAAGTGGGATCATTCAGCTGGTCCATAATGTTTTCAAGCCGGAAACGTCGCTGCTCTGGCAATTTTTGCCGGAACAAAAAAAGCTCCGCGTAAAAAATCGGGCCGGCGATGCGGAAGGTTTGCGCGATGGTTTGATTGCCGCTCTGGGAGAAGGTCCGATCGGATGGGCCGCGTTGAATAAAAAGACATTTCTTCAGCAAAATCGTCAGGAAGGCGTTAACTATTTTTCCGGCAGCAAAAAATCTGTGATTCGTTCCCTGCTGGCAGTTCCCATTCTGGATAAAGACCGTCTGGAAGGAGTCTTGTCGGTTGAATCGGAGCATCTGAATTATTTTGCGGAAGATGCAGAAAAAGCACTTTCCTCTTTTGCTGCGCAAATCGCGCAAACCATCCGTATGGCGCGCCTTGCTAAAGAACGGGAAGAAAGGGCGATTGAGTTTCAAGCTTTTTACCGTGCAAGCAAAGAGCTCGCCTCTACAATTGAATTTGAGGAGATTGTAAATAAGCTGCACGTGCTGTGCGCTGAAATTGTGCCGTACGATTTCAGCGCCGTTGCGGTTTGGCAGGAGCCCGGGGATTTGTATTCGGTCTACCAGTGGGCCAGCCCGACGGAAGCAGCTTTAATCAAAAACGACTTACCCAACGATGGACGTTCCTGGATATCCTGGTTTTTAAATAACCGTGAAGAGCCTTTCATTCTCACGAAAACGCAGCTAAATCTGCAACAGATGCCCTTGCTTTTCGAAGAGGAAAATCTTCCCAGTCTTTCCACTTTTCTCGCAGCACCCATGCGGCACCAACAACAACGGATCGGCGCGTTGTTGCTGGGGAGCAAACAGGAAGAAGCATTCTCGTCCCATCAGGCCAGAGTGGTTTCTATACTTTGTAATCAGGCAGCTGTGAGCCTGGAGAACTCTTCGATCATTCAGAAAATGGAAGAGCTGGCGATCACGGATGGGCTGACCGGCCTCTTTAACCATCGCTATTTTCAAGAGGCGTTTCAACGGGAGCTCGAACGGGCCGAAAGACAGAATCAGAAGCTGACTTTGCTCATCATGGACATCGATCACTTCAAAGGATTCAACGATTCTTTCGGCCATCCGGCCGGCGACTTCATTTTGAAAAGTCTGGCGCAGGTGCTGAAAAAGAATGCGAGAAAGATCGACGTACTTGCCCGTTATGGTGGCGAAGAATTCGCAGCTTTGCTTCCCGGCATTGATAAAAAGAACGCACGCAAAACAGCAGAACGGTGGCGTAGAAACGTACAGCGGTCAACATTCAAATCCGGCGGACAATCTTTTGCCATCACATTAAGCATCGGATTCGCAACTTATCCGGAGGATGGTCACGCAAAGATCGAATTGATCGAAAAAGCAGATCGCGGTTTATATGACGCCAAAGAAAATGGCCGCAATCAGGTTCGCCATGTTGATGATCATTAA
- the rdgB gene encoding RdgB/HAM1 family non-canonical purine NTP pyrophosphatase, producing MNKIVITTSNRGKFLEMQDGLKDLNVRLLSLQEFPDIPEAPEQGMSFEEIARNKARFYRKRLQFPVLAEDSGLVIPSLDGFPGIFSARIASTDQERIQIILEKLSAKKERSAFYYCSMAFLDSEGMMESQGRCDGRIVETPRGLLGFGYDPIFCPDNTDRTFGEMKLQEKFHYSHRGRALKQLLTQLGNRIPGNP from the coding sequence ATGAATAAAATAGTTATAACGACGTCCAATCGCGGAAAATTTCTTGAAATGCAGGATGGCCTGAAGGACCTGAACGTCCGTTTGCTTTCGCTCCAGGAATTTCCGGACATCCCGGAAGCGCCGGAACAGGGAATGAGCTTCGAAGAGATTGCGCGCAATAAAGCGAGGTTCTACCGGAAACGTTTGCAGTTCCCGGTTTTGGCGGAGGATTCCGGTCTGGTGATTCCTTCTCTGGATGGTTTTCCAGGGATTTTTTCTGCCCGGATTGCATCGACTGATCAGGAAAGGATCCAAATCATCCTGGAAAAACTGTCGGCTAAAAAGGAACGTTCAGCCTTCTACTACTGCAGCATGGCTTTCCTCGACTCTGAAGGCATGATGGAATCTCAAGGCCGTTGCGACGGTCGCATAGTTGAAACGCCTCGCGGTCTGCTTGGTTTTGGATATGATCCAATCTTTTGTCCCGACAACACCGACAGGACTTTTGGCGAAATGAAACTTCAGGAAAAGTTCCACTATTCCCACCGCGGACGCGCCTTAAAGCAATTGTTGACTCAACTCGGCAACAGGATTCCAGGCAATCCATGA
- the rph gene encoding ribonuclease PH, which produces MRQDGRSFDQLRKTVITPDYIKNADGSVLIEMGDTRVICTASLEDKVPPFLKNTGQGWLTSEYGMLPRSTSSRVSREATQGRQSGRTQEIQRLVGRALRAVTNLHALGERTIWIDCDVLQADGGTRTASITGGYAALVLAFSSLVEEKLLNHLPVRDYVAAVSVGIVNQRPLLDLNFHEDSRADVDMNIVCTGEGHFVEIQGTAEKRPFVDGDLQEMLRLANKGIRELVRIQNKVFRQAIDERFWDLLPPLRD; this is translated from the coding sequence ATGAGGCAGGATGGGCGATCCTTTGATCAGTTGCGCAAGACGGTGATTACTCCCGATTACATTAAGAATGCAGATGGTTCCGTGCTCATTGAAATGGGAGACACGCGAGTTATCTGCACGGCTTCACTCGAAGATAAGGTTCCGCCCTTCTTAAAGAACACCGGCCAGGGCTGGCTCACTTCCGAATACGGCATGCTTCCGCGGTCCACCTCCTCTCGCGTAAGCCGGGAAGCCACGCAGGGCAGACAGTCGGGAAGAACGCAGGAAATTCAGCGCCTGGTTGGACGCGCTTTGCGCGCGGTAACGAATCTTCATGCGCTCGGTGAGCGAACGATCTGGATCGATTGTGACGTGCTACAGGCAGATGGCGGCACTCGAACGGCTTCGATCACAGGAGGGTATGCCGCCCTTGTGCTCGCCTTTTCCAGTCTTGTCGAAGAAAAATTACTGAATCATCTTCCGGTACGCGATTATGTGGCGGCTGTCAGTGTTGGCATCGTCAACCAGCGGCCCCTTCTGGATTTGAATTTCCATGAAGATTCCCGCGCCGATGTGGACATGAATATCGTTTGCACAGGGGAAGGACATTTCGTGGAAATTCAAGGAACCGCAGAAAAGCGGCCTTTTGTAGATGGCGACTTGCAAGAGATGCTCAGGCTCGCGAACAAAGGAATTCGTGAATTGGTCCGCATCCAGAACAAAGTATTCCGGCAAGCCATTGACGAAAGATTCTGGGATTTGCTCCCACCACTACGCGATTGA
- a CDS encoding GerMN domain-containing protein, whose product MNRPIVIGFLLFIVVFGVIFYFVKNRPETILSSTSTSNPPGAAAVNQRRINVKLYFSTPGSVILDTEERSIPYHETLNAQAKEVLAALIAGPKGKLIPSIPDGVRVLDVLVSKDGIAYVDLSGEIVSNHQGGTTGEVVTVYSIVNTLTINLPQIHGVQILVDDRPVETLKGHMDLSRPLRPDLSIARQEQESKSQEQNSL is encoded by the coding sequence ATGAATCGACCGATCGTAATTGGTTTCCTTCTTTTTATCGTTGTTTTCGGCGTGATCTTCTACTTTGTCAAAAATCGCCCGGAAACCATCCTATCCTCGACCTCCACTTCGAATCCCCCAGGTGCGGCAGCTGTAAATCAACGACGCATCAATGTAAAACTTTACTTCAGCACTCCCGGTTCCGTGATCTTAGATACGGAAGAACGCTCGATTCCTTATCACGAAACTTTGAATGCTCAGGCAAAAGAAGTTCTCGCAGCGTTGATCGCGGGTCCAAAAGGAAAACTGATTCCTTCCATTCCGGATGGTGTCCGCGTATTGGATGTTCTTGTGAGCAAAGATGGAATCGCTTATGTTGACTTATCGGGAGAGATAGTTTCCAATCATCAGGGAGGAACCACTGGAGAAGTGGTAACGGTCTATTCGATTGTGAACACGCTGACGATCAACTTGCCTCAAATCCATGGAGTACAAATTCTTGTGGATGACCGCCCGGTTGAAACACTGAAAGGGCATATGGACTTGAGCCGGCCCCTGAGACCCGATCTTTCCATCGCAAGGCAAGAACAAGAATCAAAATCGCAGGAACAAAACAGTTTATGA
- a CDS encoding N-acetylmuramoyl-L-alanine amidase, protein MRKAFGRGFDSRRLHHVLFLFLFLLACDLLAQDQALTIFEDSRKLQVSLQTIEGAPFVNIADLQTPLGFQINPVVGNQNISLVSGSHSVILSANRSLVSVDQKLVSLSKPVYLVQGAWLVPLDFIPKVLRGVTEKRFLWLENSRSLMIGNVQANQVTLKYASESKYSRLVFQSLSPISYMVQAEGNVLFVIPQSEDFSPGFQNAVFEDGLVQNVTIETRENRKVFKIQTGIQYASYRTFELKDPPRFVIDFYGKGSTTEQPAPVVPPQTQTVPPTLLPSPIGSKKVIVIDPGHGGAETGAKGPNGTLEKDVTMSIARKLKSIVESTGMRAILTRDGDQVVTLDDRTSKANNNKADLFISIHANATIRGRARGAETYFLSAQATDDESRNIAAVENNAIGLNQAPAIEDDLKLILWDMAQTEFLAESSQLAETIQQELNNTLSISNRGIKQAPFRVLTGATMPAVLIEVGFINNPDEEKLMADAEYQMKIATAIFRSIQAFQNRNQEASSTISTSGQ, encoded by the coding sequence ATGCGGAAAGCTTTCGGACGCGGGTTCGACTCCCGCCGCCTCCACCATGTCTTGTTCCTCTTTCTGTTTCTCCTTGCTTGCGATCTCTTAGCGCAGGACCAGGCGCTAACCATTTTTGAAGACTCGCGTAAGCTCCAGGTCTCTCTGCAAACAATCGAAGGAGCTCCTTTTGTAAACATTGCCGATTTGCAGACGCCCCTTGGATTCCAGATCAATCCTGTAGTAGGAAATCAAAACATTTCTCTGGTTTCCGGATCTCATTCCGTGATCTTGTCCGCCAACCGATCGCTTGTTTCGGTCGATCAAAAACTGGTGTCCTTGAGTAAGCCGGTTTATCTCGTTCAAGGCGCATGGCTCGTTCCACTGGACTTTATTCCGAAGGTCTTGCGCGGTGTAACCGAAAAGCGTTTTTTATGGCTGGAAAACAGCAGGTCTTTAATGATCGGAAATGTTCAGGCGAATCAGGTCACGCTTAAATACGCATCCGAGTCGAAATATTCCCGCCTTGTATTTCAGTCATTGAGCCCGATTTCTTACATGGTTCAAGCCGAGGGAAACGTTTTGTTTGTGATTCCGCAGTCCGAAGATTTTTCCCCGGGATTCCAAAACGCCGTCTTTGAGGATGGTCTTGTTCAAAATGTGACAATAGAGACAAGAGAGAATCGCAAAGTTTTCAAGATTCAAACCGGAATTCAATATGCTTCTTACAGAACATTTGAACTGAAGGATCCTCCGCGATTTGTCATTGACTTCTACGGTAAAGGATCGACCACAGAACAACCGGCGCCCGTCGTTCCTCCGCAAACACAGACAGTTCCGCCAACTCTGCTTCCTTCACCGATCGGGAGCAAGAAAGTGATTGTGATCGACCCGGGCCACGGTGGCGCGGAAACAGGAGCGAAGGGGCCTAACGGAACGCTCGAAAAAGATGTCACCATGAGCATCGCGAGGAAATTGAAATCCATTGTCGAAAGCACCGGAATGCGCGCGATTTTAACACGCGATGGAGATCAGGTTGTGACTCTCGACGATCGGACATCAAAAGCCAATAACAACAAGGCGGACCTGTTTATCAGCATTCATGCGAATGCCACGATTCGCGGAAGGGCGCGCGGAGCAGAAACATATTTCCTTTCCGCTCAGGCGACTGATGATGAGTCACGTAACATTGCCGCCGTGGAAAATAATGCGATCGGCCTCAACCAGGCTCCAGCAATAGAAGACGATTTGAAATTGATCCTGTGGGATATGGCGCAGACAGAATTTCTCGCGGAAAGCAGTCAGCTCGCAGAGACCATACAACAGGAATTGAATAACACACTCAGCATTTCTAACCGGGGGATAAAACAAGCGCCCTTTCGTGTGCTGACAGGAGCAACCATGCCGGCGGTTCTGATTGAAGTTGGATTCATTAACAATCCGGATGAAGAGAAATTGATGGCAGATGCCGAATATCAAATGAAAATTGCCACAGCCATTTTTCGAAGCATCCAGGCATTTCAAAATCGCAACCAGGAAGCTTCTTCAACAATCAGCACTAGCGGGCAATAG